From Clarias gariepinus isolate MV-2021 ecotype Netherlands chromosome 18, CGAR_prim_01v2, whole genome shotgun sequence:
TTAAAATAGATGACCTTGACTTAGGTAAATGAATAGATCACTGATTCTCAAAGAAaatcatttgtatttatatttgccATGTGTTAAAAATCTCTGGACACACAGGTGCAAAAACACTGTGTGGGCAATCTCTCTTGGACATATGAAGGTGCATATAGTATGACTCCAAGTTTTATAAGCCAATACTTGAAACATGTGACTCACCAATATAAttagatttaaataattttctacatcctgtttaattaaattgtgcTTTTAATTCAACGGTATAAAATGTAGATGGACATttcaaaagtcaaaataaatagCAATTAATCCATATGGATTGCCAATATTTATTCAATTAAGAGAACTTAAGGGACTCTAATTTTACCACTATTTACTTTAATAAGGGTTATTCATTTCATGTTACAGTAGTCGTACAACAGTGAGTAACAACTCACTTGTATGAAACAACTTGCTTTTAATAGGCAAGAGGCCCATTTTACtgctcatttaaatttaactggtTTGACTTATGATGGGCATCTAGTAAAGTACATTACCAGAACCTATaggtttaatttgtatttaagcCCCCCCaccacacttaaaaaaaaaaaaaaaaaggaaagggagTCACCCAGTGTACTGTAGTGATTATGTAAAGAAATGTGCAACACATTTGATCTGGTATAAGAACTGCTTTACTGAGGCTCATCACATTATTGCTTAAACTTGACAGTAAGATCAACACTATGCAGGAATACAAGCATCTTGTTTACAGTCTACTCCCACTGGTGGAATGAACACCCATTTACTTCGTCCCAGCAATGTCCAGCACTGTAGGGGACAAATATCTAGCCAGTGAATCCAAGCTCCTTGTAGACACAGTCGATCTCGTTGACGACGACACCCATCACACTTCTGAAAGCATCCTGGGTAGCAGTGTCCCACACCCCCTTCTCCCCAAACACCTTAATGATGACGTCAGTGATCAGCTGATGGAAAGGGAGCAATTTggcattattaaaaatgtaccaGGACTTGTGGTAATGCATTTATCGAAGTAAACTTAAGCAAATGtaaattaaagtgtttgttaCCTTGAAGTTGTTAAGGGCAATCTTGTGTTTGTTGGCATGGGTTGTAGCCAGTGGCTTGATGACATCACTAGAGCCTTTTGCCTTGAGGATCTCACCCAGTTTTGTCAGAACAGTTTTGCCATGGTCTGCAACACCTGCATGTCCAGCCAGTTCACCACATGGGATCCCCACAAATTTGGGGAAGAGTTTCTGGGTGTCAGGGTGCTCTGTGAACAGACTGTATGGTTTGATAATTTAGTGCCAAATTTACAAAAGTACAAGATCTGAGAGGAAGGAGGGGCACTTGAcctaaggtttaaaaaaaagctggaaGAAAGGTAGCAGTCTAGGCTCTTAAATTTCTGGTTCCCTTGAAAACCAATGAGGGGAAAATGGATGCTATTGTCCATGTCCTCATCCCTCTCCTCAATTATATTAAAGCAAATGGAAACCTGGTTAAAAACAAAGTTACAGCTGATTAAATCACCTCTTCCTCATATTAAAGCAATGAACAGCAGTGATCTCTATTAATAGCTTATAATATAAGCCATTGACATGCTAAAACTTAGTTTTCAGAAGAGAGATTTGGTACTAACCGGGTGAGAACTTCTCCTCCATAGCCAGCAAGGTTGCTTTCCACTTTTCCCCAGCTGGCCAGAATCAACTCACAGTCAGACATTGTCTGCAGACAAAGCAAAACAGCATGTGGTCTAAATGACAAACTAGCAGTACACATACCCCATACTAATTTTTGTATTCAAATAAAGCACATTGATTTCTATACATTGTTGGCAAATTGAGAGTTGAGAATCTTGGGCTACAAGAATTTACAGGCAATGTAGGTTGAAGGTACTGTACATCTATGTACTAGGTCAGGGTCTATACTAGGGCTAAGAAACTGGCATTTCCTTGCTGAAAAAAGGATATGTGCTAGAACTGCTACCCCTGTCCCATCCAGGTTTGTGGCTCTAACTGTTGCAGGATATGCTTAAATGCACTACAGACACACCTTCAACATATACTGAGAGACAAGGCTAAGCCCTGCTCAAAATTCAACCTTAAGGGAGGCTGAAACTACTATTAATTAGCTGAGTGAACTAATTACTTTAGAAAAAAAGGCCTAAAACCTGCCTCAACTGTGGAGAAACATTCAAAATTTAATAACTTAAGCCATGATAAAGGCCAAACCATTATCACACAAAATGCACACAAGTATAAAACACACATTAGAATATTGAAAATTTTACTAATTGCCTCAATAATTAAagtgaaatttacatttacagaggTGATTAGAACCTCCACATTTTTATGAGTTATTTTACAAAACTGACCACAGTCTCATCTGACCAAAACACCAGAAAGATCACATGTACACAAACTTACCAGAAGAGTGTCAAGATCAGCTAAGATAAGAAAACTGTTCTCTGGACTTATCCTGCAATGCTGCAGTCTCCTGTCTTTGGCCTTTTATACTTTGGGCCCTACAGCCATTTGTCCCCtcacctgtcaatcaaacaTAAACACTTCTTGTCTAGAAATTAACCCCATCTTTTTCAATACTCATCTGACCTGAGGATTCTGTATCTCTCTGATTAGTTctcattgtttgtttattagttttttttccccttttattactttttttacctgattctttttaatatttttctcaaATTTCTCAAATGTTCCCTCTTTCTCATTCTGTAACACTTTCACCCTTCTCTCCCTTCATGTGCATGCTAATACATACGCACCATGTAGGATAATTTAACAGTGACCCAGCTCAGCCAGTGCATGTCACACAGATTTTTTCATAGTACTGGGACTTATGTATGCTGTGTTGGTCAACTTGACAGATTTACAATACACACAATATTTATTGAAAGACTGTGGATGATCAGTCATGGCTCTGGCTTCAGGAGAGAGCAGTTTAATGATTCTTATTTCCCCCTTACACTACCTCAGAAGGAATTGTACCCATGTCCTGaccaaaactgaaacaaaaacaaattttgatttaatgtacaaaagtttttttccagATATTTGGCATTTCTTTGCAGTGTTGCCCAACGATTCCAGCGTTTAAGGTTTATTCCCTAGACGTTTGATATCTGTGTGTTCTCCATTAAACTCAGTCATCTTCTAAACCGCTTTATTcggtattcagggtcgcggggtgcctggagcctatcccagggggctTAGGATAGaaggtgggatacaccctggacagggtgccattcctttgcagggcacacacacatacacactcacacactcatgcacacaccacacacaatttgggaatgccaatcagcctaatctgcagatctttggactgtgggaggaaaccggagtacccggaggaaactcacccaGCACGgggagcacatgcaaactccatgcacacagagacaggaatcgagcctggactctgaaggtgcaaggtgacagtgctaaccactagaccACCGGGCCGCCCTCCATTAAACTCTTGCTGCAAATTTGTTACATCATTTTAACAAGGAAAAGTCAACTAATTTCTTTAAGCATCAATAAAATGGGACAATCCATAGAACAcacgtttttattttattgttgtctAGGATTAGTTAGTTTGGACCCACCTACAGCTGTAGTCAAATGATTTAAAAGTGCCGCACATATTTTTACAAAGTCTACTGCTTCagtatttttagatattttgccaGATGTTCTATGATATACTGAATAATAACTATAAGCATTTCATAGGTGTGGAAGGCtgttattgacaattacattaagtgtATGCAAAGAGTCACATCACTCTtggtttacagcaaaaaaaggaTATTAAAACCCCTAGGAGTCTGAAGGTGTTTTGAGGCCCTGAAGAGGTTCTGACATGTCTTGACATTTAAGtattttcagttacttataaacatataaatggctTAAGTCTAACAAATATGTATCCACACCTCAACATGAAAAAATATACACCTTTCTTCTGTAGGTCACATGACAGCATCAATGATAGTGATAAAACtgacatttttacataaaagataatactacacactgctgccaaaattcaatttaaatattcCAGAAAGCTAAAGACATGTGTAAGAAGCGTTTAAGTGCCAGACAGACTGTGCGAACGGCTTTACACAGTGTCTATCTGTCATTCCATGATTTCCACTTcctatttttaaagcattttttttattagtatttgcttaaagcactttccaatttctgctgaatctcggcGGATGTCCAAATTGCTAAAAGAGCTTTTGTTTCATCTGCGCTCCACATTAACGGACTttgggccttttttttttttaaacgctcCCTATAATTGCGCCCACAGCTTGTGATGTCACGGATTCAGGGGAGTTGAGGGGCCGGTTCGGTGCTTATTTTAGGGCACCAACACCAATTTTTTTTCACGGGATGCCGGAAGAATGGAAAAGGGGTATgagtgatgctggtggaggaaaacgtttcctgactcgctccgcTAAAACATCCCAAAgcggctcaataatatttagatctggtgactgtgcaggtgataggtttaaatgaagaagaagtgtgtccaaactaagttttaagctaaaagaaaagttttagcttgttgtgtctgCTGCACCGGTCCAGGCCTGATCGactgaaagaaacaaacacacacaggcatgatgtctgatgatctctgtttattttcagcaaagagagcacatttaaacaatgTATACTCATCtggatacagtatatacatggtggtaccacagaaggcataagtaggcacagtgaggggtctatTCTCagggcacaggaatcttcttattagattacaatatctaacaatattataaaaccttacagtgcTTTAGTAAATTCTAAACAAAATTTACTACAATTTGtcaataaaaatgtcaatttcaaTCAGAAATCAagagatttacaaaaaaaaaaaatagctccAGTTGGTTAAAATACTGCCTTGTGTATATTTGAGAAAATATGAGAAAGAGATATTATGAGAAAGAAtcaggtaaaaaaagaaataaaaaggcaataaactaataaacaaacaatgagAACTAATCAGAGAGATACAGAATCCTCAGGTCAGATGAGTATTGAAAAAGATGGGGTTAACTTCTAGACAAGAAGTGTTTAtgtttgattgacaggtgaGGGGACAAATGGCTGTAGGGCCCAAAGTATAAAAGGCCAAAGACAGGAGA
This genomic window contains:
- the LOC128506518 gene encoding myoglobin-like, whose amino-acid sequence is MSDCELILASWGKVESNLAGYGGEVLTRLFTEHPDTQKLFPKFVGIPCGELAGHAGVADHGKTVLTKLGEILKAKGSSDVIKPLATTHANKHKIALNNFKLITDVIIKVFGEKGVWDTATQDAFRSVMGVVVNEIDCVYKELGFTG